A genomic stretch from Desulfolutivibrio sulfodismutans DSM 3696 includes:
- a CDS encoding ABC transporter permease translates to MTASSRSFVRTFGPQIGVTILLAVLLAVFMIASPRTFLGARIYLSFLSTIPFTTLLALGLTFCVASGEMDLSFPSVMAISGLAFASVFTACGSAALGVAAALATGVLAGLFNGILVVGVGVPSIIATIGTQFFWRGAAIVLADGLALNLVDVRETATYDLLVGRLFGVIPAHSLWCLGLTVLLWYVLHRHVFGDALLFVGDNYRAAKMMGVAVNRARYGLFMFMGGLSAFVAVLICLEMANWWPTQGEGYLLLVFASVFIGGTSVFGGKATIYGTVVGSIIIGIIEAGIIAAGLAGFWTRLVYGLIIIVSVSVHALVLKTKRE, encoded by the coding sequence GTGACCGCCTCCTCCCGCTCCTTCGTCCGGACCTTCGGCCCCCAGATCGGGGTCACCATCCTTTTGGCCGTGCTGCTGGCGGTGTTCATGATCGCCAGCCCCCGGACCTTTCTGGGCGCACGCATCTACCTGTCGTTTTTATCCACCATCCCCTTCACCACCCTTTTGGCCCTGGGACTGACCTTTTGCGTGGCCTCGGGGGAGATGGACCTGTCGTTCCCCTCGGTCATGGCCATAAGCGGGCTGGCCTTCGCCTCGGTGTTTACGGCCTGCGGCAGTGCGGCGCTCGGGGTGGCGGCGGCCCTGGCCACAGGGGTGCTGGCCGGGCTGTTCAACGGCATATTGGTGGTGGGGGTGGGGGTGCCGTCGATCATCGCCACCATCGGCACCCAGTTTTTCTGGCGCGGCGCGGCCATCGTCCTGGCCGACGGGCTGGCCCTGAATCTGGTGGATGTCCGGGAAACCGCCACCTATGACCTCCTGGTGGGGCGTCTTTTCGGGGTGATTCCGGCCCATTCCCTGTGGTGCCTGGGCCTGACCGTCCTTTTGTGGTACGTGCTGCACCGCCACGTTTTTGGGGACGCCCTGTTGTTTGTAGGCGACAACTACCGGGCCGCGAAAATGATGGGGGTGGCCGTCAACCGGGCCCGCTACGGACTGTTCATGTTCATGGGCGGACTGTCGGCCTTCGTGGCCGTGCTGATCTGCCTGGAGATGGCCAACTGGTGGCCTACCCAGGGCGAGGGGTATCTGCTTTTGGTCTTCGCCTCGGTCTTTATCGGCGGCACCTCGGTTTTCGGAGGCAAGGCCACCATCTACGGCACGGTGGTGGGCTCGATCATCATCGGCATCATCGAGGCGGGCATCATCGCCGCCGGATTGGCCGGGTTTTGGACCCGGCTGGTCTACGGCCTGATCATCATCGTCTCGGTTTCCGTCCACGCCCTGGTGCTCAAAACCAAACGGGAATAA
- the melA gene encoding alpha-galactosidase, whose translation MPKIVIIGAGSVMFTRQMLSSLFSHESLRGATVVLEDVNPAILDRTLRLVRLMVAQNRIKARVTATTDQKKALRGADFVICAIQAGGLEAWRLDMDIPKKYGVIQEVGDTLGPGGVFRALRHIGPMLSILRDMEKLCPGALFINKSNPLAPLVWAARKASPVTSIGLCYGVTYTVAQLAGYLGIGPWVEHPHSPEAWAKLMYSPVPEGVEFTFGGINHMSWILSLKHQGRDMYPEIRKLPENREVVAADGVRCEILRHFGLWSTENHWHFTDYVPYFRKNEAAINRFLPRRWDLLNLERRVHAAGTTEIEAQLAGEKPVEVRENVLNAPKIIHAMVSGQTVRVNANLPNNGLVANLPAECMVEVPVYVDGTGLHPVAVGSLPRQCAALCASNVSVQGLVVEAALEKRPEAALHALSLDPVTAAVCTLDQIRDMFEELRQAQRPWLGDWMATSGGV comes from the coding sequence ATGCCCAAAATCGTCATCATCGGCGCGGGAAGCGTCATGTTCACCCGTCAGATGCTGTCCTCGCTTTTTTCCCACGAGAGCCTGCGCGGCGCAACCGTTGTCCTGGAGGACGTCAACCCCGCGATACTGGACCGGACCCTGCGGCTGGTGCGGCTCATGGTCGCCCAGAACCGGATCAAGGCCCGGGTCACGGCCACCACGGACCAGAAAAAGGCCCTGCGCGGCGCGGACTTCGTCATCTGCGCCATCCAGGCGGGCGGCCTGGAGGCCTGGCGACTGGACATGGACATCCCCAAAAAATACGGGGTGATCCAGGAGGTGGGCGATACCCTAGGACCCGGCGGCGTGTTCCGGGCCCTGCGCCACATCGGACCCATGCTGTCCATCCTGCGGGACATGGAAAAGCTGTGTCCCGGGGCGCTTTTCATCAACAAGTCGAACCCCTTGGCCCCCCTGGTCTGGGCCGCGCGCAAGGCCTCGCCCGTAACCTCCATCGGGCTGTGCTACGGCGTAACCTACACCGTGGCCCAACTGGCCGGGTATCTGGGCATCGGTCCATGGGTGGAGCACCCGCACAGTCCCGAGGCCTGGGCGAAACTCATGTACAGCCCCGTTCCCGAGGGGGTGGAATTCACCTTCGGCGGCATCAACCACATGTCCTGGATCCTGTCCCTGAAGCACCAGGGTCGGGACATGTATCCCGAGATACGAAAGCTGCCGGAAAACCGTGAAGTCGTGGCCGCCGACGGGGTGCGCTGCGAGATCCTGCGGCATTTCGGCCTGTGGTCCACGGAGAACCACTGGCATTTCACGGATTATGTGCCCTATTTCCGCAAAAACGAAGCGGCCATCAATCGCTTCCTGCCCCGGCGCTGGGATCTTCTGAACCTGGAGCGGCGGGTCCATGCCGCGGGGACGACCGAGATCGAGGCCCAGTTGGCCGGGGAAAAACCCGTGGAGGTGCGCGAAAACGTCCTGAACGCACCGAAGATCATACACGCCATGGTTTCCGGCCAAACCGTCCGGGTAAACGCCAACCTGCCCAATAACGGGCTGGTGGCGAACCTGCCCGCCGAATGCATGGTTGAGGTTCCGGTCTATGTGGACGGGACCGGGCTGCACCCCGTGGCCGTGGGCAGCCTTCCCCGCCAGTGCGCGGCGTTGTGCGCAAGCAACGTGAGCGTCCAGGGGTTGGTGGTGGAGGCGGCCCTGGAAAAGCGCCCCGAGGCCGCCTTGCATGCCCTGTCCCTCGATCCGGTGACCGCCGCCGTCTGCACCCTGGACCAGATCCGGGACATGTTCGAGGAATTGCGCCAGGCGCAGCGTCCCTGGCTCGGGGACTGGATGGCCACCTCTGGCGGGGTCTGA